AAACTGAGACCCATGAATGTTGCCCTCCATAGCAGCTTTATCAAGAGAGTTAGACAGACCTTCCACACACAAGAGAAACAAATACGGGGACAAAGGGTCCCCCTGTCGTAGACCCCGTGATGGACATACAGGACCTACAGAAGTGCCATTGAAACAAAAATCATATGACACTGTGGTTACACAAAGCATGATCCACTGAATCCATTTTCTGCAAAAACCCATGGCTTGCATTCGAGCTTTCAAATATGACCAGTTTACCCTGTCGTAGGCTTTAGAAATGTCCAGTTTCAAAGCAATCTCCCCATCCCTGCCTCGACTCTTCCTACGCATATGGTGAACAACTTCAAAAGCTACTAACACATTATCGGCTATACTCCTTCCCGGTACAAAGGCTGATTGGTTTTCTGATATAACATTTGGTAATTGAACTTTCAATCGATTTGAGAGCACCTTCGCTAAGACCTTATATAGAATGTTACATAAAGCAATTGGTCGTAAGTCCTTCATACAACGAGCATTTTCCTTTTTAGGAATGAGAACCACATTGGTCTCATTAAGGTTTGCTGGAAAAGAGACTGAGTCTAACCAGCACTTGTAACTCTCGTAAACTTCTCGCCCCAATATAGACCAAAATTGCTGGAAAAAAGCAGGGTTTAATCCATCAGGACCCGAGGCTTTATCCGGGTGCATCTGCTTGATAGCAACTGAAAATTCTTCGAAAGTCATCTCAACCACCAACATGTGATTTTGCTCCTCTGTTATACGCCTTTCAGATTCATCCAGCTGAAGTATCTCAGCATTATGCCCACTAGTGAACACTGCAGTGTAATAATCCTTTACCACTTGACACATATCCTCATGATTACTTACTTCCTCCTCTGTATCCGTCTCAAGAAACGGAAGATAATTAGCTTTCTTTCTAGCTGATGCACTCGCGTGAAAAAACTTTGTATTAGCGTCTCCCTCTGTAAGCCAGAAATTTTTAGCCCTCTGCTTCCAATACACTTCCTCGTGGCACAATAaatcatttaacttttccttctcCATAAAATAATTACTGATTCCATCCTCATCTACACGATCAACCAGAAGCCTTATCACCTCTTTCTGACGTCTAATCTTATCTCGGAACTTGTGGAAAAAGTTCCTCCCCCAGCGAGCCATGAAGCTTGAGACAGAAACAAGCTTTGGAATTATATTAACAGTGGGCAGTTCAAGCCAAAAATCTGAAACCTCCTTAAGAAAATTCGGTTCCTGGAGCCATGTGTTCTCGAACTTAAAACGAAACTGCTTCTTTGAAAAGGATGTACTGAGCAAGTCTAGAAAAATTGGATCATGGTCAGATACCGACACATGGTAGACTAGCAACTTGCAGAGAGGAAAAAGATTCCACCACTGTTGAGTAGCAAAAGCTCTATCCAATCTCTCCCGAACCCAATCGCTTTTCCCATGACTCTTTTCCCATGTGTATTTACCACCACTAAGATCAAGCTCCGAAAGAAAACAGTCATCAATTGCAGCTCTAAAACCATCCATTAAACTTTGAGGATGAGGCAGATTACCCCATTTATCCGAAAAATAAAGTAAATCATTGAAATCACCTATGATGCACCAAGGAATTTGAGAAACTCCTGCTAACCTGCGAATTAGATCCCAAGAGTGTTTACGACGTTCTCTCTCCGGGAAGCCATAAAAACAAGATAGCCTCCAGATAGCTGCattattttcaataaaattaACATCAACATGGTTTTGAGAATATCCTACCACTTCACAAGCCACATTGTGTTTCCAAAAAATTGCCAAACCACCACTACGACCTACTCTATCAACTGAAAAACACTGAGAGAAGCCATACTTAACACGAAGCTCCTCGATTTTATTTGTAAAAGAAATAGtctctgaaagaaataagaaatcGGGATTACGTGACTTTAACAGGTCACTAAGAACACGAATTGTTCAAGGGCTCCCTAACCCCCGACAATTCCAACTGAGGATATTCATTTGGGCTGGCTAGCTTGCTTTGCAAGCTGAGCCAAAAATTCAGGAGAAGAATCTGCGCAATCACCTTTAGAAAGATTAgattctgataataaaatcatGTTGTCACCTTCAGTTTCCATATACTCAGTGTTATCCAGCCCAcgtcttctttttctttcctccaTATTAAGCCCATTTAGCTCCCCAATATCAGGCCTAATAAGTGAGTTGGTTTTTATGTTTGCCGCCAACACATTTGAAAACTCAATCTGTTGAGATTTCTCTGCACCAATATGAGCCTTTCCCCTGAAATCTCGCCCTTGATTACCTCCCCTCATCCTATCTGCAGAAACTGATTCCGAGAAGTGCTGATTGTAGTTAGCATTCCCTGAATTTACGCCCCACTCAACGTCACGTTCATCTCTGAGCCACCTACTCCATTCTTGCCCCGCCGCCTTGCGTGGTGGAGCTCTGAGCCAGTTCCCCCACTCCTTGACAATTTCACTTGAACTCCTATCCATCTTTTTGTTACAAAACCTCTCAGTGTGAGTTACCATGTCACAAATGAAACATAACTCGCCCAATCTTTCATATTTGCATTGCACAATGCATTCAAAACCATTCTTTCGATAtatcttcttcttcctttttAGTGGCTTTCTGACATCCACTAAAATCTTCAGCCTCATGCATTCACGCCATATGCTTGATTTATTGTTGGGATCATACATAACAAACGTACCAAAAAAATCACCAAGTTGTTTACCAACTTGTTCAGTCATGAGGCTCCCAGGTAAACCATACAACTGAATCCAGAATGGAATGTTATACAAAGATACCTCCAAAGGATCCTCTCCCGTACCTATTGTATTAGTGATTAACATAGCTCCATCAAAAGACCAAGGACCACCATTCAATACCCACTGcatgttagtgtaggtgccctagaggcaatacattattcttttatctttatgtcaattgatcattcaataaatgtatttattatgaccttaattactgcgatattttgttagcataataaatgtccttagaatcatgatacaaattgtatagtttaagtacatgacttgaacttgagattatataatatatcatattcttaaaggtccctagtcgagtattattatataggacaataataatacatagatagactagtatgttgtttgacaagataaccacatctcattggttataagtatggggatactaaagtcaatatataggtacatgtgagagtacatggtactggacagacccacagtgagattcttcatgtttaataaagtcataagaaagactcacagtgataatggtgtaacgatcctttgacttgaaatcattatatttctatacgaggattaatatactttgactacattaaaagttacttttgatcgggtgatgataaaagtggacatcgggtatatcataagtcgtatgagaaatatgaatgatagataaaggatttaaccctcctataattaggagagatattattggcctcttgattgagtgagattataaaagcatggccatgctcaaataatgatttgtctcgataatctactcatggatcaagtaaacccggattaaatgttgaagaggatgactaaatacatgcctcgagtttaatctataatatgtatggttaaagggattatattacatgaaaaaaaacattaatcacaaaaggttttatctaatcacgatttaattattgtttaattgggtaacaatgatgtattactagataccgctcattgtttataattttattagagaataaaattattgccaattaaataatagcctatagggtcgcacaaatagagcacttaatggaatagttaatttaaattatggatttaaattaattgatgattatttgaattttattataattaagtaagacttaattgagataatataaattcgaattaaaaggaatgtttttgcccataataattaagtatgacttagttattaaataaataatagaaattcgtttttattatttaatccaatacctactagggttgggctttgctattatgggcctttttaatcagtcattataaatagataatgagaggagaaagaggcttgtacgtttttttaagaaaaccctagcagcaaagagaggcagaggcaattcagatcgtcaagaaggaggctagtacatccattccgtagtcaagttcgtgagacgttcttgaaggtgctcgtgtggataccatagaggtgtttctccgagaggtagacacaaagcgtgatagctaggatctccgttgagttcgtgaaagttaatctcttgaaaggtatgattcgttatctccataatctgcccataattatacatggatcctgtttttgggtttcgaaatttttgttttatttacgtttatccgctgcgttttatgccttcggaacccatcACTGCATATCATCTATATGATTAAACTGGAACAGGAAAAGAGCAGATTTCAGATCCTTAATGTTGATGCCCTTTGCTGGCCTCCACACGTCCGCTAGCTTCGATTTCATGGCCTTTGAGTTGACATTCTTCTCCGTCAAGAAGCTTCCAACAAGACAAAGTTCAAACTTGTTTATATTATCCTCCACCCCCTCGTCAAAAACCAATTCCTCATTCTCCTCGTCCTCGATATCCATCCCTTCCATTTGCCTATTGATAGCCTCCATACCTCAGAAAAGAAAACACTCTTACAGATCTTAAcaaagaaaagaagagaaaaacACAGCTCTCACAATAACATGGAGAGAAAGGAAAATTGGCAGGAGTTGgcataatttattaaaatttaactaTATTCTCATTTCTTAATGCATATATAAGCTTATTTGATGAAAAATCTTATTGGAATTAATATATCTAAAAATGACAATAAGCGATATTGAACAAACTATTTACTATACATTTCTCGTTTATGGTACTCCCCCTCTCACAATATAACTCATTTTGActttttacaaatattttaagGTAAATAAAAAGGATATATTCgtaaattatttttcaaattttcttttttctgaataaatatatacatattaattttaattcaagaaacaaatatgcgcagctataattttaataaactttAAAGTACGCGTAAAAATTCAAAAAAACTTTTATTTTGGGATGGGGAGAGTATATTATATCAAGGATTTTTCATCTAACAGTATAATTACTGGAAATGTACTTGTTTAAAAACAAATGTCCAGTTGTAAAATACACGAATATTAAGAAATGTgaagtttgataaataaaaatagTTATAATTATATTGAAATTAATATACTATACGAAATTGGGCTAATCTTCAAAATATAAATTAGACTTTTATGACTAGAGTTGATTTAAGACTTTTCAGAGTCCAGTCAAGAACATTTCGTCCTTATCTGTAAGATATCGGAAAATTTGCTGAAACTTTGTAGAGTCCAGTCAAATCAAGGACATTTCGTCCTTATCTTTTCATCATCATCCCAAAAACCTTATCTCCAATTTTCTTCTATATAATTTAAGAAAACCAACCTTGGATACAAATTAAAGTGACTAACCAAGTCAACTCCGAACTCCTATATTTATACGATTCCGGAGTTATGGGGctacaaatcaaagaaaacctcCAGTTTTTCTTCCAAATACTACAAGGAAGCCAACCTTGAATACAAATCAAAGTGACTAACCAAGTCAACTCCGAACTCCTATATTCATAAGACCTCAGAGCTAGGGGACTACAAAtaaaaaaaccctaatttttcTTCTAAATAATTCAAGAAACCTAACCTTGGATAAAAATCAAAGTGACTAACCAGGTCAACTCCGAACTCCTATATTTATAAGACCCCCGAGTTAGGCGACTACAAAAAAAAATTCTTCTAAATAATTCAAGTAAACTAACCTTGGATAAAAATCAAAGTGATTAACCAAGTCTATCCCGAAATCCTATATTCATAAGACCTCAGATTTCGGGGGCTacaaatttaaaaaaaacaattttCTTCTCAATATTTCAGAGGAAAACAAACTTAGATACAAATCAAACTGAACAAAAATATTACTCCCCATCAGGGAAACCCGCATAGGAGAGTGAGAGGCAGATGATAGGCTATAATAACACTGGCCAAACTCCACCCGTggaaagcccaataaaagagcTCAATACCCAATTATCAGCTCATGATCTAGGTGGTAGTGGACCCCAGGTGGTCCAGTCACATCAGAATATTCCTCCCAATCATTAGTTTGTGAGTATGAGGAATATTCTTGAATCACACCCGCTCCCAGGTGGTATACACTGAGCACACTTTGGCATGCTCCAGCAACAGGGaatgtgttagtcccttaacaatgtaacaagaattacagaaggggggttgaatggaattcttgaaactttttcttgaataaaaatgttctaactcaaatatatataagtgtgaattgattagcagaatgcggaatagttacttgaaatgaatcaaaacacaagtaattaaaaacaagagtctttaaaaactttctggtggatttgaatgattccaccagagatatataatatatatcgagagacTGTGTGCTATAaagctcacagctacttacaaaattataacaactaagaatgagagaaatgctaagaatgcagcttacaaatgtttctctcttggttgcttagttccttagttacttttctatttgctgcttcttggtttatatatcaccaagattacaaagtaataagacaggataataaaacaaaaactatcaagtctaatacaatgctacttcattactctattccagcatctttgaatatcttcataatagcatgtaaatgacaatacttctttgttctcgaaaacccagttgaataggctaccacattctatttgcatacactcgacgcatgtgaccgtgttgtcactatcaacagatatttgaattctttatccgtcgggttcatgatcatccgtcgagttattgatcatccatcgggttgttgatcatccgtcgaattcattgttgtttatccgtcgggtagcaatcaggcactagacttcatttcatctatgcagaattacaagacatcatctatgtataattaatcaacctattctgcatatctatttaaagtcaacatgatttaagtactactacagattctaaataatgtgtatgcagaaacgTGCTACAGActtttacataagctactcactcgatggataataaatcatcatccgtcgggactatattgagtcatccgtcgggactataatccttattcGCCGAGTGctataatttcactaagtaaaatctaccaaggtgttttattaatgaaatcatcaagttcacaacatatacacaacaatctaccccaatttatgtctactggaattgtagccataaattaaaagatacttgatgataaaaaaacaccctaaaaatacacctttgaaagtagatagataaaactgtaaagtgcttcaattaaaaaaatatacaaagtttagctcacagtcattttcaaggtgtttctctagcctgagcagaattatctagttccttgaaggtctggatctctttccaagctttctgttgttttcttcaatctgattttgaagctgcctgtggaattccatttcatcagattctaagagatttagcttttcttgcatttccaagagagtctcattgctagagatgctcaattggtcttctaatctgaaaaatatTCTCACTCATTTGTCAttcatgaactccatcagccagtagggccttagattcACTCTTCttcctgtgtaagggatgattagagtctttggtagttcatctttagctctaacactccttagttcttcaatcttcttcagaaccaatcttcttgcagtaacattgaacccaaagttcttcttgaaagatgaataaaccttaatcagtatagcttggctttcctgaaggatcctgtgaagtggccactaaatctcctttcctcccttgtatttgaacactaacctttcaggcgggtttctgtatgcatcaattcctctcacttcatctagttcatctagatagaggtttagatcagaaaactccttgatatcacatAAGTACAGGTAATCTCCCTTATTggctttagattgagctttgactagagatttggatttgagaggtgacaacttcactttcttgactgctcttgactttgttctttttggcttgctaaggattgacaaattgaagttaggaattggtatattctcccattctattggctcatccttaggcacaataggttcaccatgaatgttcctgtaaggatccaccaccttgatatcttcaaataccacagagggttttgatgcttgagttgtagttggagtggattccttgggaaactgattctccaattccttatcaacaatgtccagtttccttttggttcttttagccaattcccTGATTATTGGAGCTTTCTTcagttgttcaacttgcttctttagatcttgagattcaatgatttcagatggctgagcaggaatttgttgtgatgaatttacagcatgtagcttgaCC
This genomic interval from Apium graveolens cultivar Ventura chromosome 8, ASM990537v1, whole genome shotgun sequence contains the following:
- the LOC141679319 gene encoding uncharacterized protein LOC141679319, which codes for MQWVLNGGPWSFDGAMLITNTIGTGEDPLEVSLYNIPFWIQLYGLPGSLMTEQVGKQLGDFFGTFVMYDPNNKSSIWRECMRLKILVDVRKPLKRKKKIYRKNGFECIVQCKYERLGELCFICDMVTHTERFCNKKMDRSSSEIVKEWGNWLRAPPRKAAGQEWSRWLRDERDVEWGVNSGNANYNQHFSESVSADRMRGGNQGRDFRGKAHIGAEKSQQIEFSNVLAANIKTNSLIRPDIGELNGLNMEERKRRRGLDNTEYMETEGDNMILLSESNLSKETISFTNKIEELRVKYGFSQCFSVDRVGRSGGLAIFWKHNVACEVVGYSQNHVDVNFIENNAAIWRLSCFYGFPERERRKHSWDLIRRLAGVSQIPWCIIGDFNDLLYFSDKWGNLPHPQSLMDGFRAAIDDCFLSELDLSGGKYTWEKSHGKSDWVRERLDRAFATQQWWNLFPLCKLLVYHVSVSDHDPIFLDLLSTSFSKKQFRFKFENTWLQEPNFLKEVSDFWLELPTVNIIPKLVSVSSFMARWGRNFFHKFRDKIRRQKEVIRLLVDRVDEDGISNYFMEKEKLNDLLCHEEVYWKQRAKNFWLTEGDANTKFFHASASARKKANYLPFLETDTEEEVSNHEDMCQVVKDYYTAVFTSGHNAEILQLDESERRITEEQNHMLVVEMTFEEFSVAIKQMHPDKASGPDGLNPAFFQQFWSILGREVYESYKCWLDSVSFPANLNETNVVLIPKKENARCMKDLRPIALCNILYKVLAKVLSNRLKVQLPNVISENQSAFVPGRSIADNVLVAFEVVHHMRRKSRGRDGEIALKLDISKAYDRVNWSYLKARMQAMGFCRKWIQWIMLCVTTVSYDFCFNGTSVGPVCPSRGLRQGDPLSPYLFLLCVEGLSNSLDKAAMEGNIHGSQFSNTAPIITHLLFADDSFLFFCANLVETTVVKSLLNDYEALSGQSVNFQKSAILFSSNVPQSERGTLAGILGVSNELQDGKYLGLPSFVGRSNKRVFGFVKDKVYKRLQGWKSKAISQAGKSILIRNVAQSIPSYCMSCFLLPKSLCHELERMLNKYWWCTSSSDRRGISWLSWDSMSSSKSRGDMGFRNLYGFNIALLGKHCWNFIKKPHSLVARVYKARYYPDSHFLHASVSPGSSYIWSGIMTARRSVCKGYRWILGDSMDINAIRDPWLQNKDDFCVSQSIDYGCNQVQVSSFFRTDDRSWETDKVKSFFTEDDARLILAVRIPQNPAVDRLAWSRTTNGQYTVKTGYQLWHDSNIGPGSVYQSNGWSKLWRLNLPHKIKIFLWRFCRNNIPVRRRLSAKGVRLPITCPMCMADIEHLGHVFFDCPFASSCWHYAGLTYDMQTVDFVPDWLIQKISSASREEIEVVAKVLWGIWFFRNRRVLSVRASNKSLQKWKPPREGCLKLNVDASIKLGSDLFTVGLVLRDHHGIFVGGKAICLQMVSTVLKAEALAIQEGESFGSWPYFGRLSHDFTGSGFSIQFVKRQANKVAHLMARLPCSLDCPNILTSPPDLLLETLLHDVA